Proteins encoded in a region of the Pseudomonas sp. PDNC002 genome:
- a CDS encoding bacteriohemerythrin, with protein sequence MSFMPWNDEFVIGIERIDEQHRWLVDLTNALYDRLRGLDDQGPPMGELLEQLVEYTMNHFIVEEVLFQRLGYPEEEAHKAEHDRFNRQIIDLLYRHEDGEVVSVEALELLKGWLTHHILKVDKAYVGFFHEKGVTA encoded by the coding sequence ATGAGCTTCATGCCCTGGAACGACGAGTTCGTGATTGGAATCGAGCGGATCGACGAGCAGCACCGCTGGCTGGTCGACCTGACCAACGCGCTGTATGACCGCCTGCGCGGCCTGGACGACCAGGGCCCGCCAATGGGCGAACTGCTGGAGCAACTGGTGGAATACACGATGAACCATTTCATCGTCGAGGAAGTGCTATTCCAGCGCCTGGGCTATCCCGAGGAGGAGGCGCACAAGGCCGAGCACGACCGCTTCAACCGGCAGATCATCGACCTGCTGTACCGCCACGAGGACGGCGAAGTGGTATCGGTCGAGGCGCTGGAGCTGCTCAAGGGCTGGCTGACCCACCACATCCTGAAGGTGGACAAGGCCTACGTCGGCTTCTTCCATGAAAAAGGCGTGACCGCCTAG